Part of the Catalinimonas alkaloidigena genome is shown below.
TTGCTCATGGTAGGTAATTCTCTGAAGTCTGACATACTTCCAATCTGCGAACTGGGTGGCAGAGCCGTACATATCCCATTCCACACTACCTGGGTGCTGGAACAAATCTCTCATCATAAATTGGCACACATACAGTACGACGAGCTCGCTACCATAACCCAGTTGCCAGCCTATTTGAAGCAAAATTTTTAGGCTGGATGCATCTGGTCAAGAAGAATAGCTCTTTGCAACTACTTTTTGAACAGGGTCAGCTTTTTCAATTTTTTCTTCAGCCCACTCCTCCTCTTCTATTTCAGCCTCATCCTCTTCCTGTATATCCTCTGCTCTCGGTTCATAATTGAGCGTAATATATATGGGGAAGTGGTCTGAACCAATGTGTGTCAGTCGCTCTATGTTGACCAAAGTAAAATCATCGGAATGAAATATATGATCCAGTGGCCAGCGAAGTAATGGATAGGAAGCATGAAATGTATTGAAGAAGCCTCTGCCAATTCTGGGATCCAGAAGACCGGAAATCTTCTTAAATAGATTGGTGGTACGAGACCAGGCCACATCATTAAGATCACCGATGACAATTGCGGTGTGGTCATGTGCCTCAATCTCTTTACCGGCCAGCAGCAGCTCGGCATCTCTGTTAGTAGAGGTGTCTCTTTCCGTAGGGCTGGGAGGGGTGGGATGAAGGCAGTATAAGCGTACTTTTAGCCCGGAAGGAAGCTTTACCCAGCTTCTGATAGAGGGAATATTTTCCTCAACCAGATGACGAACCTCGGCATCAATAAGCTCCAACTTAGAGTAGAGATGCATACCATATAGGTTATCCAGTGGAATTTTTACATTGTAAGAGTACTTATCTTCCAGCACACTTAATGCTTTTTCCCAATGCTTATCAGACTCAAGTGTCAGTAGTATATCCGGGTTCTTCTTATTGACTAAGTCTATCAGCTTCTGGTATTTACGATTGGTGGTAAGCACATTACTTACCATGATAGAACATGTATTTTTCGGATCACTTCCCTTAAACCGAATTACCTGTTTCTTGGCCAGTCGTGTATATGGAAAAATTCTCACGCCCTGATATATCAGACAATATACCAATACGACAATCAAACCATAATGCCACACTTCATCAAAAGAAAGTGTAAACCCTAACCCTATAAGGGCAGTGATGTTGAGAACGGATATTTGAAGGCGGGGAAAATCAAAAACCCGGATCCACCATTGGTCAAACTTGAGTAGTGTGGCAATTGTTGCTATAATAGGCAAGGCGCCTATTACTAAAAAAATAATTTGTAATATCATGATACGCTTTATTTTTTAGCTGGATTGATCGTATCAGTTTGAAAAGCATTCATAAAAATGCTTTATCAGATCTCAATTGGTCCTTTAAGAATATGGTACCAATACAAAGGAAGTAATTTTGTTTACAAAATAGGTTATGATATGATTAATTTTTATCATAACCACTAAGATATAGTCCCTATATACTTGGCATTTATCATCATACTTACCAGCTCATGGCAACATTACAAACACAGGCAAATACCAATAATGTGAGTGACGGATCATATCATTACCGTTATGATAGTAGCAGAGAAGGAGACTGGTTATTTATCGGCTTTTCGCCATCTAAACAAAACCTGACGATCTATATTAGGTCCGGCTTTGATTGTTATCAGAAATTGATGTCAAAGCTTGCTGTGTACAAAACCGCTAAATCCTGCCGCCATGTCAAAAAGCTGGAGGATATAGATTTGAAAGTACTGAAAGCTTTGGTTCACAAACCTGTTGATTAACTGAGATAAATACCCCAGCAAATAATGAATAAAAAAGATTAATACATCAACTGACAGATAATAATTGATATGGATTTACAACTTAGAGATAAAGTAGCCTTAATCAGCGGTGGAAGTATGGGCATAGGATTGGCTGTAGCTGAAGCCCTGGCAAAAGAAGGGGTTCACTTAATCCTGACGGCCAGAGATCAGCAACGCCTGGATAAAGCAAAAAAAACACTAAAAAGCTTTGATGTAAGTGTAGAAACCTTTGCTGCTGACATGACCCAAGCGCGAGACATAGCCCAATTAGTAGCGTATTCAAGAAAAACTTTTGACGGAATTGATATTCTTATCAACAACGCGGGTAGTGGAACAAATGAAAAGATTGCCGAAGCAGAAGATGATAAATGGTATTACTACTGGGACCTGCATGTGATGGCTGCCATTCGCCTTTGCAGGGCTATACTTCCAGCGATGAAGCAAAGAGGAGGAGGTGTGATTTTGAATAATGCTTCTATCTGTGCAAAGCAACCCCTTTTTTATGAGCCCATTTATAATACCACTAAGGCGGCCCTGGTCATGTTCAGCAAATGTCTGGCGGAAGAAGCCATCAAAGATAATATTCGCGTTAATACCATCAATCCAGGACTCATACGGACGGAAGCCTGGGAGGAAGCAGCCATTGAGGAAGGGCAAAAACAAGGAATAAGCGCGGATGAATTTTTAAAAAAAGTCGCTGAAGAAAATACTCCTATCGGCCGGTTTGCCAGTACAGAAGAGCTTGCGAACTTTTTCGTTTTCCTATGCTCCCCCTTAGCAAGCTATTGTGTGGGCAGCAGCTATTATGTAGATGGTGGCTGGCTTAAAGTTGTTAACTAATGACATAAAGCGAGGGTCTTTTGAATGAAATATTTTATTACGCTATTCATTTCTTTACCCTGACCCACACGAACCAAATTGGAAGCAATATTCCAAAAATCAATGTCGTAATTTTTTTGAGAATCCGGAATGATCCCGGATGGCAGGAAGGGTTTAAAACGCAAGGAGCCTTAGAGGACTTTCCTGCTAAAGTGAGTGCAATAAGCAGGCTTAAATGTAATACAGGAAAAAGGCTATAAATCAGCTAGTGAATTTGATTTGGTGGATTTATGATCCTCTTTGGTTGGTTTATGCCTGCTGCTTTTAAGAAACAGACGCATGAATATAAGGAGCAATTCAAGCAATTTGCAGAAGCTAAAGCAGAGATCAGGCAAGTTCAAAACAGCTCGCATAAGTAGCCTTGTTTTACGCTCTGGTTACTTGCCCCACTACTTAAGATGATTGCATAGCGGGAACAGGTAATGCTTTAAATTATATAAAGCTCATAAACTTCATTCTTTTTTTCCTCCCCTTCCCTGTTTCATTCCCGGTACAGTATAAACTTACTTATTGATTGGTTTGAGGTTTTTTAATTAAATTGACTAATCAACAACCTATGCAATACACATTTCTGACTGTATGTACACACCCACTACTAATAACATTTTGTTTGGCCGTTTGCATCAAAAAATCTTTAAAACGCTTAGTATTCGTTACATGATTGCACTCTCTACCATTGCTTTCATGATATTACTTAGCAACTTATTGATACAACATAAACTCAACCAAATACTGAATGACTCACGTGTGATTAATGTGGCTGGCAGGCAAAATATGCTAAGTCA
Proteins encoded:
- a CDS encoding endonuclease/exonuclease/phosphatase family protein, with amino-acid sequence MILQIIFLVIGALPIIATIATLLKFDQWWIRVFDFPRLQISVLNITALIGLGFTLSFDEVWHYGLIVVLVYCLIYQGVRIFPYTRLAKKQVIRFKGSDPKNTCSIMVSNVLTTNRKYQKLIDLVNKKNPDILLTLESDKHWEKALSVLEDKYSYNVKIPLDNLYGMHLYSKLELIDAEVRHLVEENIPSIRSWVKLPSGLKVRLYCLHPTPPSPTERDTSTNRDAELLLAGKEIEAHDHTAIVIGDLNDVAWSRTTNLFKKISGLLDPRIGRGFFNTFHASYPLLRWPLDHIFHSDDFTLVNIERLTHIGSDHFPIYITLNYEPRAEDIQEEDEAEIEEEEWAEEKIEKADPVQKVVAKSYSS
- a CDS encoding DUF1801 domain-containing protein, which codes for MATLQTQANTNNVSDGSYHYRYDSSREGDWLFIGFSPSKQNLTIYIRSGFDCYQKLMSKLAVYKTAKSCRHVKKLEDIDLKVLKALVHKPVD
- a CDS encoding SDR family NAD(P)-dependent oxidoreductase; its protein translation is MDLQLRDKVALISGGSMGIGLAVAEALAKEGVHLILTARDQQRLDKAKKTLKSFDVSVETFAADMTQARDIAQLVAYSRKTFDGIDILINNAGSGTNEKIAEAEDDKWYYYWDLHVMAAIRLCRAILPAMKQRGGGVILNNASICAKQPLFYEPIYNTTKAALVMFSKCLAEEAIKDNIRVNTINPGLIRTEAWEEAAIEEGQKQGISADEFLKKVAEENTPIGRFASTEELANFFVFLCSPLASYCVGSSYYVDGGWLKVVN